The genomic DNA agCCAATCACCAAACAACCTTTCAGAATAAGTAGATGTTTCAGCGTTTCCATTAATTCACCATGATGACCTTATACACTCTACCTTACTTACAAATTCATAAACTGTCATTGGGATAAGAGACATACATTAGATTGCACTATTATCACACTTTCCTCATGTATCCTGTGGCACAACTGTGTTTTTCAAATCCTCTGTAATTTATTTAATCAAACTTAATAATATAATTTTCACAAACCAGAAAGGAATCTAAATCCCTTTGATTCAGCGACTAACGCGAAGCAAAGCGTGTAAAAATACCCCCAGTGGATGTATTTGGAAAATGACTGCAGTCTTTGTTTTGCTCTGGTTAAAGGGGCCTTTTAAGCATTGTGCAAAGGTTGAACCTTTATTCTCTTTTATCTCTACATCTCACAAAAACTTTTTGGCCTCATACGCTTACATTAATCATATAGATGTTGACTTGCAGGGGATAGGTGCCAGGTGGGCTGAGTGTACACTGGTTCCCAGAACAAGTATATTAAAAAGAGAAGGCATTTTTTTCACCTTAAGTTACACACACTTGTTCaatgacaaaaaacacacagtgtagGACAAGGAACATTGCTGTTAACCTTCCAAAGTACAGGAGACCTGTGCAAAGAACTAAACAGAAGACAGAACCATGAATCCGTAAATAAAATGACCATCATAATTTATCTCTGCTCCCTAGAGAAACATGCACAAGCCATCCATAACCGCATCGCTTCAAGGTGTCTGTGTACACATCAGCACAGACGAGTGCCACAGCTGAAAGATATTAATCTGTACTTACAGTAATCCACCAAAGTGATGTTCTCTCTAGTTCCATTTATATGGACGTAACCTGGGCCATTGGCATACAGGATGCTAGTGAAAGGCATTTGGTCGTCAGCTTTCTTTGGGGCTAATCctgaataataaaaataaaaagaatgtaGGTAAGGAAGAGGCTAGTTCCAGTATTCTTCACAAGTGGTCCGTCTGcaccctttttttgttttaccccTTTTTTCGCCCCTTGTACTTTTAATTTCACACACCAGGGCATGATTTTCATGCTAGTTTGAACCCACAATGCCTTCACGTGGCAGTGCTTTGAGTCATACCAAAGATGGGGTTTCCTCGAGCCGTGTTGCCACCAAAGGTGAAGACATGAGAGTGGTCAGCAGTGACCACAGTCAGTGTGTCTGATTCTCTGGTGAGCTGTGCAGCACGATGAATGGCACGGTCAAACATCACAGCTTCTGTCAGTGCCAGTTTGGCAATGCCATCGTGGTGACCGTGATCGATTCTCCCTCGTAACAGATAACAGAAAAGAGATTTagacatttaatatttatttcattgtcTTGCAACTTAAGGAATTAAACCTCATTAAACTGGATCCACAAGCTAAATAATTAAATGAGTGTGCTTGCTGAGATTTTACATTACAAAATTGTTTTATTGCACTCATCTTCCACAAACAGGAAATATCCTTTTGGATTTTTCTTCAGTATTTGAATAGCCTTTTCTGTCATCTCCACAATGGATGGATCACGCGTGCTATTTCGGAAAACCTCAAATCTCATGTCTTTGGGCTCAAACAGACCTAGAAGCACGaacaaacaagaagaaaatgttcatgttggaccaaaatgaataaaaaatatgcAGCAGCACACAGCAATGTTGTGGTTAATCCAAACTGTCAgttagaacaaaaaaaaaaaaaaaaaaaaatggaaactgAAAGTCAATTTCAAAATATGTTAGAGTTGAACAGCTAAACCTTCTGACCCCGTCTGTAGAGTTAAAATCAGCACTGCAATCTCAGATCATTAATATGAAAATCTATCTAAGAATTGGTACACTTGCTCATTTAAGTTATATATAAGGCAGTTAAcagttttaaagaaataatTGCTAGCTGCTAGTCAAGCCTTCTCTGTGATGGCTTGTTTTAAAAGTAAGAACACCTTTAAATGCAGCAGATCTAATTTTCTAAATTTATCATACAAGTGGGTAATATGCATAACATTGATAACAAGATGATAACACCTCTGAGCTATTGGCGGCTGCATTGCTGTCATGCACTCTGTGTTGTTTTATCACCAAAGCAGTAAGAGATGATACTAGTCAACATCataagtatttacatgtctatAAAGATTAAAGTTGGGTTAAGTGGACTCCTCTTCTTTCTAAGGCATTTATAAGATTTAATAACTTAGATATATGTAAACAGGTTTATGACTAAATTTTTCCCTACCTTTCTACCAATgttaatatatttaatattctgCAGTAAGTCTGTATCTGCTCATTAGCAGACCCAATATTAGTTACCCACCCATGAGTCGGTcagtatttttaacatttatctcATCAAACTCCTTCCTGTGCCAAACATAGTGTGATTTCTTGTTCTGAAACACAAACCAGAGGAAACGTGACTCTGTGAGCTGTCGTGGGGGAATTGAGGAAATATTTGCACAATAATTGTCAATAATCCTACTGGTTTAGCCTTCAGCCACACATCAATGAGGTTCCTCTTGTCTTTGCGGTCCCCCTTGCGGGAGTTGGAGGTAGGGTACTCTGGGTCTGGGGTGCCTTTTGGAGTCATGTACATCCTGCCTCCACCGAGAATcacctttaaaaaacaacaacaagcagAACCACAAAGATGTTTGGCTTTTCCAACTTTCCTCATATTTCTTTGTACTGACCTTAAAGTTATTGTTAATTATAATCTGACAGGATAATCGAAATAAAACGATAAAGTCATGAACTCTGGAAATCACAATGGAAAATAACTGGGAACACAGAGTGCTCATTTGTATATGGCAATTAAAGATAGGCCAACAAGATCAAttccattatttatttatttatttatttatttattgcaatttTATAGAAGGTGGTGCAGCAAAACAGGGTTCTAACAGGGTTCTAACAGGGCTGATCGAGCTTACAATCTTTGCTTTAAAGTGTTCGTGTACTGCTCTCATCAAGTAGAGTCATAtgaaattacacacacacacacacaccctgaccTCCACTTCTGAGTTGCCTACAGATCAAGTATGGACTGTGCCTGAACGGACATACAgaactcaaaagaaaaaagtttggtTCTCTGTAGAGCGTTTCCCGCTGGGCGGTGCCTCACAGCCCTCTGCCTCTGGGAGTGACCCTTTCAACAATGGAGGCAAGAGGTGGCCAGGAGGCCTGTTTaacaggtgggtgcagcctgatctATCTAGTGAAAGTCTAGACAGACCAGGCCAAGATTTTAAACGTCAGGGCATAATAAAAGAATTATCTGGTCCCTACCAATTTATAtaaaagtatttaaataaaCCCTATTATATAATAGCTACACTGACAATTGATGTTATATCTTATTTGTTGATTGAAAAGAgccaaacattttttctttcttacatcAATGTCAACATTGGTGACTAGCTGGGTGGCAATGTCGACGCAACCATGTTCGCGAGCACTGGAAGGCAGATCTGCATCACTGTACCAGCTGCGGCTGACAGAGTGGGCGTAGGCGGCTGCTGGGGAAGCATGCTGGACACGGGTGGTGGTCACTATTCCTACTGATTTACCTGAAAAACAATAGAAAACTGCAAATGAAAAATGGATAGAATACAGTACATCCAGGAGTTCACACTACCGGTCAAAGGTTTTAAAACACCCTAATTCTTCCAGTTATTGCTGTTTAAGTTGTTCAAGTCCAATGAATAATTTGAAATGGTACAAAAGTAAATAGTGAATTGCcagatgtaaaaaagaaaaagaaaagaaaagaaaaaaaggtaagATTACCCAAAACCAAAAGTAATGTACTTTTCAGAATTatacaaaatgttttgttttcatggaacACAAAATGGGTTAACAATTTAAAGCTGTTCGGCAGCAGTGGAGGTTGATGAAGCCTTAGAAGCTGGTGCTACTAAGTCCTACAGGTGTTCCAACTTTTCTGGATTACTTACAACCCCATCTGTCTGCATAAAAGTGTGTTGGAACACACTGTGGTACCATACCCTCATGAGCATCAGTTGAACAGTATTGTACTACAGAAAGTAAAGTGTTGCTACAAAATGGCAAGAAATAGGCTATTAAtaatggaagagagacagaccatCGTAACACTTCAAAATATAGGTCTTTCCCacagagaaaatgcaaaaaaagtcAATGTGTCAATGAGTACAGTTTCCTTCACCATCACAAGGCACTCAGAAACTGGGGCACACTCTGTCAGGTAGAGATCTGGCAGACCCAAAGCAGCAACTGAATCAGAGGACAAGTTTCTGAGAGTTAACAGGTTGCATGACAGACAGCTCACAGGACAACAGCTTCAAGCACAGCTTAATAGTGGTTGCAGTAAGCAAGTCTCAGTTTAACTGTGAAGAGAAGACTtcgagctgcaggtttgacagaCGGGTCTCAGCAAGAAAGTCTAACATATAAAATGAAATCACctctttcaaataaattatcTTGTGTTCTGACACCATTTCTCAACCCCTGAGCCCCTCACACAGTCTGTGTaccaacttttattttggaattaaAGCATAAAGATGATTATTTTTATGAtacaaattatatttttttgtgtacTTTGTACCAAATAGTTTTGGAATTTGTTAGAAATGGGTTTGTGTCTTCTTCTGTGCCAGAGAACTCCAATTCTAAGAACTATCTGTTTTATTGGTGACA from Maylandia zebra isolate NMK-2024a linkage group LG15, Mzebra_GT3a, whole genome shotgun sequence includes the following:
- the alpi.1 gene encoding alkaline phosphatase, intestinal, tandem duplicate 1: MLTPHYRVPSLLVILLGPILMPASRATMDSQALYEIEKEPAYWDAQARATLDAALRLRPQEHQAKNIILFLGDGMGVSTVSAARILRGQMDGGSGEETILAMDTFPYVALSKTYSVDKQVADSASTATAYHCGVKANAKTVGLSAKAVAYECNTTFGNEVYSVLRRAKAQGKSVGIVTTTRVQHASPAAAYAHSVSRSWYSDADLPSSAREHGCVDIATQLVTNVDIDVILGGGRMYMTPKGTPDPEYPTSNSRKGDRKDKRNLIDVWLKAKPNKKSHYVWHRKEFDEINVKNTDRLMGLFEPKDMRFEVFRNSTRDPSIVEMTEKAIQILKKNPKGYFLFVEGGRIDHGHHDGIAKLALTEAVMFDRAIHRAAQLTRESDTLTVVTADHSHVFTFGGNTARGNPIFGLAPKKADDQMPFTSILYANGPGYVHINGTRENITLVDYYDEEYMQQAAVPLDAETHGGEDVAIYAKGPMAHLFHGVKEQNYVAHVMAYATCLEPYTNCPPHTHRHTHSSSGSVNTPSSLLFFLLCVLLLFR